A stretch of Komagataella phaffii GS115 chromosome 2, complete sequence DNA encodes these proteins:
- a CDS encoding Subunit of Elongator complex, which is required for modification of wobble nucleosides in tRNA — protein MSFRRRQEVIGGAPSAPSPGVNSSRNPVLGAPSRGPLSPPSRAPLRNTPHVNPTGPSPGLHNRASNNDMLTQHPGIRPSTITSQPTLSTGSADLDRLLAHQGLPLGNSLLIEENGTTDFSSVLLKVYAAQGIVHNRTAGKLNTHVIVIGSDQHWGRQLPGLYRGSSKEQKKNKVATNESKVTVGNINDSNLKIAWRYGLKKDSPSEELSDPSQTYPNYQHAFDITSSLLPAPAANEMSFVPLNVPDYSKVMLHIQRIISQHQGKLIRIVLQSFLNPAMYPPQLIQHNQSLNFIKSLRHLLHNSPNISLVSSVNLDLYPRHNALVTMIEMLFDGVIELKPFPPELVQMMERIYKNQPAKIKQGFLNVLKLPVLSESGLMVIKEIEYCFKNGKKKFEIEEWSIPIDEEEEERSTTKDIEF, from the coding sequence ATGTCATTTCGGAGACGTCAAGAGGTTATAGGAGGTGCTCCTTCCGCACCATCACCAGGAGTGAacagttcaagaaatcctGTTCTAGGGGCTCCTTCAAGAGGCCCCCTATCACCCCCTTCTAGAGCACCGCTCAGGAATACTCCTCATGTTAACCCCACTGGACCAAGTCCAGGATTGCATAATAGAGCCTCCAATAATGACATGCTGACTCAACATCCGGGAATCAGACCCTCTACCATCACATCCCAACCGACTTTATCGACAGGTTCGGCAGACTTGGATCGTCTATTGGCCCACCAGGGACTACCTTTGGGTAATTCCTTACTCATCGAAGAGAATGGTACAACAGATTTTTCCTCAGTGCTTTTAAAAGTATATGCAGCCCAAGGAATAGTCCACAACAGAACTGCAGGAAAATTGAACACGCATGTCATTGTGATAGGTTCAGATCAACATTGGGGGAGACAGCTTCCAGGACTGTACCGTGgttcctccaaagaacaaaagaagaacaaggTTGCAACCAATGAGTCAAAAGTAACCGTTGGAAATATCAATGATAGCAATCTGAAGATTGCATGGAGATACGGCCTAAAAAAAGACTCACCTTCTGAGGAACTTAGTGACCCCTCCCAAACGTATCCCAACTACCAGCATGCCTTTGACATTACCAGCAGCCTTTTGCCTGCTCCAGCGGCCAACGAGATGTCATTTGTTCCCCTAAATGTTCCAGACTATTCTAAAGTTATGTTgcatattcaaagaatcatATCACAGCATCAAGGGAAGCTAATTCGAATAGTACTGCAGAGTTTTCTCAACCCTGCCATGTACCCACCACAACTTATCCAGCACAACCAAAGTTTGAACTTTATCAAATCACTAAGACACCTATTACACAATTCTCCTAATATCTCTCTGGTATCGTCTGTCAATTTGGACCTGTATCCTCGTCATAACGCATTAGTCACCATGATCGAAATGCTATTTGATGGGGTTATCGAGTTGAAACCTTTTCCCCCAGAACTGGTTCAAATGATGGAGCGAATATACAAGAACCAGCCTGCTAAGATAAAGCAGGGATTTCTAAATGTTTTGAAGCTTCCTGTCTTGAGTGAATCTGGATTGATGGTAATAAAGGAGATCGAATACTGTTTCAAGAacggaaagaaaaaattcGAAATAGAGGAATGGAGCATCCCCATagacgaggaagaagaggagaGATCAACAACCAAAGATATCGAATTTTAA
- a CDS encoding Cytosolic ribosome-associated chaperone: protein MSLTLPALPSSVSTAASLGKYTAAVRKPIEPVGRHFLALYLWGHTWSEFEKIQAETDVKKAEDVNEDAEFDIEQSEELIEHDPRDWKSADLYAVLGLNNYRYKATEDQIRRAYRVQVLKHHPDKMGEKGGLDKDGFFKIIQKAHETLMDPVKRQQFDSVDEEANIEPPAPKSKYDFFEAWGPLFASEGRFSKKQPVPELGNADTPKEEVDAFYKFFSNLDSWRTFEFLDEDVPDDTSNRYHKRMIEKKNKAARQKRKTEDNKRLSELVRRAANEDPRLKAFRDKEKEEKNKKKQEREAEAAKAAEEVKAKREAVERARAEAAKARAKSKAKPSYQPIQTQSKGKGKGKGKGKGKKSTVSKEQRTESKINIRNSVKDANYFGTELQSEIDHDINVFLDNFEDEKSVEVSNAIAGATADAVKEIFDAAAKEYIEQGFITADDLKFFAK from the coding sequence ATGTCCTTGACTTTGCCTGCATTGCCATCTAGCGTTTCAACTGCTGCCAGTTTAGGTAAATACACTGCCGCTGTTAGAAAACCAATTGAGCCAGTTGGCCGTCACTTCTTGGCACTTTATTTGTGGGGACACACATGGTCAGAATTCGAAAAGATTCAGGCTGAAACTGATGTCAAGAAAGCTGAAGACGTCAACGAAGATGCCGAATTTGACATTGAGCAAAGCGAAGAGCTTATTGAGCACGACCCAAGAGACTGGAAGTCTGCTGATTTGTACGCCGTTTTGGGTCTGAACAACTACCGTTACAAAGCCACAGAAGACCAGATTAGAAGAGCCTACAGAGTCCAGGTTTTGAAACATCATCCTGATAAGATGGGTGAAAAGGGAGGCCTGGATAAGGatggatttttcaagatcatcCAGAAAGCTCACGAAACTTTGATGGACCCTGTTAAGAGGCAACAATTTGATtctgttgatgaagaggcCAACATTGAACCACCTGCACCAAAGAGCAAGTACGACTTTTTCGAAGCTTGGGGTCCACTTTTCGCTTCTGAGGGACGTTTTTCTAAGAAGCAGCCCGTTCCTGAACTAGGAAATGCTGATACTCCAAAGGAAGAGGTTGATGCTTTTTACAAGTTTTTCTCCAACTTAGACTCATGGAGAACCTTCGAATTTTTGGATGAGGACGTTCCAGATGATACTTCCAATAGATACCACAAGAGAATgattgagaagaagaataaagCTGCTAGacagaagaggaagacaGAGGATAACAAGCGTCTTTCTGAATTGGTTAGAAGAGCTGCTAATGAGGATCCCCGTCTTAAGGCCTTCAGAGAtaaagagaaggaagagaagaacaagaaaaagcagGAGAGGGAGGCTGAAGCTGCTAAGGCCGCTGAAGAAGTTAAAGCCAAGAGGGAGGCTGTTGAAAGGGCTAGAGCTGAAGCCGCCAAGGCTAGAGCCAAGTCCAAGGCCAAACCTTCCTATCAACCAATCCAAACTCAAAGCAAAGGTAAAGGTAAGGGTAAAGGTAAAGGTAAAGGAAAGAAGAGTACTGTCAGCAAAGAACAGCGAACtgaatccaaaatcaacatTAGAAACTCTGTTAAAGATGCTAACTACTTTGGTACTGAGCTGCAATCTGAGATTGACCATGATATTAATGTCTTCCTTGATAACTTTGAGGATGAAAAGTCTGTGGAAGTTTCTAATGCCATCGCTGGTGCCACTGCTGATGCTGTAAAGGAGATCTTCGATGCTGCTGCCAAAGAGTACATTGAGCAAGGTTTCATTACAGCTGACGACTTGAAGTTCTTTGCAAAATAA
- a CDS encoding Subunit of Elongator complex, which is required for modification of wobble nucleosides in tRNA: MSHQAQDFSLFRSGEVIPQALIDSQAFRSCFTYTDTQGTSSSWLTTCFVENLIFGTCNINKDANSFKTSNFSLKNPRSRVVIVSFLHGISFYNKTWVKYLGVESSFQGDENLSFFDLSTAEAPVDKLFKPVIAALKSSALPCTLILDHPELYFLTNQCSINEFMSQISYINSLANVLVSTFADANLIDLNETDSSTITHRQTEFLTKLYHRSQGIISIRPLETGRADDVTGTITVSKGSISFEDEAKNLETNEQQYLYLVNKEGFVKVFFR; the protein is encoded by the coding sequence ATGTCCCACCAAGCTCAAGatttctctcttttcagGTCAGGGGAGGTCATACCGCAAGCTCTCATCGACTCACAAGCTTTTAGATCATGTTTTACCTACACGGACACTCAAGGAACGTCGTCATCATGGCTGACCACTTGCTTTGTGGAGAATCTAATTTTTGGCACATGTAATATCAATAAGGATGcaaattccttcaaaacttccaacttttcacTCAAAAATCCCAGAAGCAGAGTTGTCATTGTCAGCTTCTTGCATGGGATAAGCTTCTACAACAAGACGTGGGTAAAATATCTTGGGGTGGAATCTTCATTTCAAGGTGACGAAAACCTTAGTTTTTTCGATCTTTCAACGGCAGAGGCTCCTGTGGACAAGTTATTCAAGCCTGTAATTGCTGCTTTGAAGAGCTCAGCCTTACCCTGCACATTAATTCTGGATCATCCAGAACTATACTTTTTGACAAATCAATGTTCTATCAACGAATTCATGAGCCAAATATCTTATATCAACTCATTGGCGAACGTACTTGTTTCGACTTTTGCTGATGCAAATCTGATAGACCTGAATGAAACAGACTCTTCAACCATTACACATAGACAAACTGAGTTTCTCACCAAATTGTATCATAGAAGCCAGGGGATAATATCGATACGACCCTTGGAGACGGGACGAGCAGACGACGTAACAGGCACAATAACAGTTTCGAAGGGATCAATATCGTTCGAAGATGAGGCGAAAAACTTAGAAACAAACGAGCAACAGTACTTATACCTCGTCAACAAAGAAGGATTTGTCAAAGTATTTTTTAGATAA
- a CDS encoding Putative tRNA acetyltransferase yields the protein MKRKQNGQGKDRKKRYKPGANGIVEPGQYGIFATCVRGKERACLSELTELVLDKVDEYYGEDFYKQQKDEDENKEGETNEQEGKDESAVSIEESIRQELQEMGETKKGNTILINGVELGTECFVFVKMKKPLIPSQFATKLVQELFDNRRKATKFTLRLSPVDGSCSGTLPELTKLAQRLLKPHFHQDKEVQKPLKFAIQVNRRNFSVLEKLDVIKTVASCVGNEGGHKVDLKDYDVLILVECFKNNISMSVLDGKIYDKCKRFNLQEVLNVK from the coding sequence atgaagagaaaacaaaatggaCAAGGAAAAGACCGAAAGAAGAGATACAAGCCCGGTGCTAATGGCATTGTCGAGCCAGGACAGTATGGCATATTTGCGACATGCGTCCGTGGGAAAGAAAGAGCATGTTTAAGTGAGCTAACAGAATTGGTCCTCGACAAGGTTGATGAGTACTACGGCGAGGACTTCTATAAGCAACagaaggatgaagatgaaaataAAGAGGGAGAAACGAATGAGcaggaaggaaaagatGAGTCTGCAGTGTCTATTGAAGAGTCTATTAGGCAAGAGCTTCAAGAAATGGGTGAAACTAAGAAGGGCAACACCATCCTGATAAATGGAGTTGAACTTGGAACGGAATGTTTTGTCTTCGTCAAGATGAAAAAGCCCCTTATTCCGTCACAGTTTGCTACCAAACTCGTCCAAGAACTATTTGATAACAGGCGAAAGGCAACCAAATTCACTTTAAGGCTGTCTCCCGTCGATGGTTCATGCTCAGGCACTTTACCAGAGTTAACCAAGTTGGCACAACGATTGTTAAAACCCCATTTTCATCAAGACAAAGAGGTTCAGAAACCACTCAAATTTGCCATTCAAGTCAATAGGAGAAACTTCAGCGTGCTAGAGAAGCTGGATGTCATCAAAACCGTGGCCAGTTGCGTTGGTAACGAGGGAGGCCACAAGGTTGACCTAAAAGATTACGATGTACTGATATTGGTTGAgtgtttcaaaaataatATCAGCATGTCAGTGTTGGACGGAAAGATATATGACAAATGCAAGAGGTTCAATCTACAGGAGGTTTTGAACGTCAAATGA
- a CDS encoding Mitochondrial integral membrane protein involved in mitochondrial fusion and maintenanceof the mitoc, translating into MVDKTTPEDNKTVVNLDLDDKDSKNEHHSNGNAPTQLIFNGRDLEGSTLVDGQHHHKIPPTMEGNSLTQDIDSHVQQLKYNDNRVALDRAINALVDILRQMVEENKSRPVLYPTTDNDLNVLKLNIKMEHSTVEDYSRLNKDSLAHLLSEKVTNVIRHLFSLKDRIDDTASKVFVTGDLNSGKSTFCNALLRRKILPEDQQPCTNVFCEVIDPRDNNGLEEVHAVPIGVTYNIRDESTYQIFPISELESLVYKSSLYSILKIYVHDQRPIEQSLLKNGVVDISLIDAPGLNLDSYQTTQVFSRQEEIDLVVFVVNAADLFTLSGREFITAAANEKNLIFIVINKFDCIRDKQRCKERILNQISELSPQTHKDASEFVHFVSSEEVVNGLPGPSDDGDENNGPDNSGRPDPDFDHLEASLRKFVLEKRAVSKLLPAKTYLINLLDDLDTVFKLNERLYKENRNLLLSQLDEITPQYEKAMSSSSKISGHIDRLIETTATECYNFTRDAIKNTIDNIEDTPLIAFPGLNDMYRFTKETRMALVEKVLGSTFEIIRDVGRKALDDDNLLADKSLRDDYMFTSKKHHQLRRVIDEEISIKDFFDPSYERFMQAIGLSGTFSSVSNTSSPSWWVLSGKQGQIWKNSLSAVAVYSSTKIFHNGLFMVKNFVSIRDVFNWRFLQNVVTPLSIGMAIVSVSYLVYDIPTAFQRKSIQRIKRHLGSTDYIHNNSSRVSKECTKVLNYASREVMNSFRTSIDTTAAKKDKIISQLKDSEQSVQFYHRLFRSIRTQGEIVRGIKIDNFYSSVD; encoded by the exons ATGGTAGACAAAACCACACCAGAGGACAACAAAACTGTCGTCAATCTTGATCTGGACGATAAAGATAGCAAGAATGAACATCATTCCAACGGGAATGCACCCACTCAGCTGATATTCAATGGAAGAGATCTGGAAGGATCAACTTTAGTTGACGGGCAACATCATCATAAGATTCCTCCAACGATGGAAGGAAACTCACTTACACAGGATATTGACTCTCATGTGCAACAGCTCAAATATAATGATAATAGAGTAGCGCTAGATAGGGCGATTAATGCTCTTGTTGATATATTGAGGCAGATGGTAGAGGAAAACAAGAGTCGACCAGTTTTGTACCCAACCACGGACAATGATCTTAACGTACTCAAATTGAACATTAAAATGGAACACAGCACCGTTGAAGATTACTCACGTTTAAACAAAGATTCTTTGGCACATTTGCTGAGTGAGAAGGTTACTAACGTGATTCGCCATCTCTTCTCGTTGAAGGATCGTATCGATGATACTGCCTCCAAAGTTTTCGTTACAGGGGATCTAAACTCCGGAAAATCTACATTTTGTAATGCATTGTTACGTCGCAAAATTTTACCGGAAGATCAACAACCCTGTACCAATGTATTCTGTGAAGTTATCGACCCAAGGGATAACAACGGGTTGGAGGAAGTACACGCAGTCCCAATAGGAGTGACATACAATATTAGAGATGAGTCGACTTATCAAATCTTCCCAATATCGGAGTTGGAATCTTTGGTGTATAAATCATCTCTCTATTCCATTCTCAAGATCTATGTTCATGACCAAAGACCAATAGAACAGAGTCTGCTGAAGAATGGGGTTGTTGATATATCATTGATTGATGCTCCTGGCTTGAACTTGGACTCTTACCAAACAACTCAAGTTTTTTCTCGTCAAGAGGAAATTGATTTGGTAGTGTTTGTCGTCAATGCTGCCGATTTATTCACACTTTCTGGTAGAGAGTTTATTACTGCCGCagcaaatgaaaagaacctcattttcattgtaATCAACAAATTCGATTGTATTAGAGATAAACAAAGATGCAAAGAGagaattttgaaccaaattTCAGAACTGTCTCCTCAAACTCACAAAGACGCCTCAGAATTTGTTCATTTTGTCTCAAGTGAAGAGGTTGTAAATGGGCTACCAGGTCCAAGTGACGATGGAGATGAAAACAACGGTCCTGACAATAGCGGCCGTCCTGATCCAGATTTTGATCACCTAGAAGCCTCTTTGAGAAAGTTTGTGCTTGAGAAAAGAGCGGTTTCGAAATTGCTTCCAGCAAAGACGTACCTTATCAACTTATTAGATGATTTGGATACTGTGTTCAAGTTGAATGAGCGATTATACAAAGAAAACAGGAATTTACTTCTAAGTCAACTCGATGAAATTACTCCGCAATATGAAAAGGCCATGAGTAGCTCATCCAAGATCAGTGGCCATATTGACCGTCTAATTGAAACAACTGCTACGGAATGCTACAACTTTACCCGTGACGCTATCAAGAACACTATTGATAACATTGAAGATACCCCGTTGATTGCATTTCCAGGTTTGAATGACATGTATCGCTTCACCAAGGAAACAAGAATGGCACTTGTAGAGAAAGTTTTGGGGTCT ACGTTTGAAATCATTAGAGATGTTGGTCGTAAAGCAttggatgatgacaatCTGCTAGCAGATAAGTCCCTTCGTGATGACTACATGTTTACTAGCAAGAAACACCATCAACTAAGAAGAGTCATCGACGAGGAGATTTCCATCaaagatttctttgatccaAGCTATGAGCGATTTATGCAGGCAATTGGGCTATCAGGAACTTTTTCCTCGGTTTCTAATACTTCGTCACCAAGCTGGTGGGTCCTATCAGGTAAGCAAGGGCAAATCTGGAAAAACTCATTATCTGCGGTTGCTGTTTACTCTTCTACAAAGATATTCCATAATGGTCTTTTCATGGTGAAAAATTTCGTATCCATAAGAGATGTATTTAACTGGAGGTTCCTTCAAAATGTGGTAACACCTCTATCTATTGGAATGGCAATAGTATCGGTGTCATACTTGGTTTACGACATTCCAACTGCATTCCAAAGGAAGtcaattcaaagaatcaaacGTCACTTGGGATCTACCGATTACATTCACAACAACTCAAGTAGAgtatcaaaagaatgtACCAAAGTTCTCAATTACGCCTCCAGGGAAGTAATGAACTCTTTCCGTACTTCAATTGACACCACCGCTGCTAAGAAGGATAAAATAATTTCACAATTGAAGGACAGCGAACAAAGTGTGCAATTTTATCATCGTCTTTTCCGATCCATCCGTACTCAAGGTGAAATTGTCAGGGGAATCAAGATTGACAACTTTTACAGCAGCGTGGACTAA